In Yarrowia lipolytica chromosome 1F, complete sequence, a genomic segment contains:
- a CDS encoding uncharacterized protein (Compare to YALI0F08701g, similar to uniprot|P25087 Saccharomyces cerevisiae YML008c ERG6 S-adenosyl-methionine and wi|NCU03006.1 Neurospora crassa, similar to Saccharomyces cerevisiae ERG6 (YML008C); ancestral locus Anc_5.529), which translates to MSSNIKLAQKDYKGDKEFAAALHGKEGHKKHGLGAVMSKNKDAQAAAVEGFFRNWGDKDRSKIEDADEQGRIEDYAGLTKHYYNLVTDFYEYGWGSSFHFSRYYKGEAFRQATARHEHYLAYKMGIQPGMKVLDVGCGVGGPAREIARFTGANIVGLNNNDYQVERGTHYSEVQGFGDQVTYVKGDFMQMDFPDNSFDAVYAIEATVHAPVLEGVYSEIFRVLKPGGVFGVYEWVMTDEYDESNPEHRDICYGIEKGDGIPKMYKREVAVKALENVGFDIEYQEDLAADDAEVPWYYPLAGEWKYVQSLNDIVTIGRTSRLGRMVTMNVIGALEKIGLAPQGSRQVTEALEDAAVNLVAGGKKKLFTPMMLFVSRKPEDKN; encoded by the coding sequence ATGTCTTCCAACATCAAACTGGCTCAGAAGGACTACAAGGGCGACAAGGAGTTTGCCGCGGCTCTGCACGGCAAGGAAGGCCACAAGAAACACGGTCTGGGCGCGGTCATGTCGAAAAACAAGGACGCCCAGGCGGCGGCGGTGGAGGGTTTTTTCCGAAACTGGGGTGACAAGGACCGGTCCAAGATCGAGGACGCCGACGAACAGGGCCGAATCGAAGACTACGCCGGACTCACCAAGCACTACTACAACCTGGTGACGGACTTTTACGAGTACGGCTGGGGCTCGTCGTTCCACTTTTCCCGATACTACAAGGGAGAGGCGTTCCGACAGGCCACCGCCCGGCACGAGCACTACCTGGCCTACAAGATGGGCATCCAGCCCGGCATGAAGGTGCTGGACGTTGGCTGTGGAGTCGGAGGCCCCGCACGTGAAATCGCCCGATTCACTGGTGCCAACATTGTCGgtctcaacaacaacgactACCAAGTGGAGCGAGGCACCCACTACTCGGAGGTCCAGGGCTTTGGCGACCAGGTCACCTACGTCAAGGGCGACTTCATGCAGATGGACTTCCCCGACAACTCGTTTGACGCCGTCTACGCCATTGAGGCCACCGTCCACGCCCCTGTTCTGGAGGGCGTCTACTCCGAGATCTTCCGAGTGCTCAAGCCCGGCGGAGTCTTTGGTGTTTACGAGTGGGTCATGACcgacgagtacgacgagtCCAACCCCGAGCACCGAGACATTTGCTACGGCATTGAGAAGGGCGACGGTATCCCCAAAATGTACAAGCGAGAGGTGGCGGTCAAGGCCCTCGAGAACGTTGGCTTCGACATTGAATACCAGGAGGATCTGGCTGCTGATGACGCCGAGGTGCCCTGGTACTACCCTCTGGCCGGTGAGTGGAAGTACGTCCAGTctctcaacgacattgtcaccaTTGGCCGAACCTCGCGACTGGGCCGAATGGTCACCATGAACGTGATTGGCGcgctggagaagattggTCTGGCTCCCCAGGGTTCTCGACAGGTGACCGAGGCCCTGGAGGATGCTGCCGTCAACCTGGTGGCTGgaggaaagaagaagctctTTACCCCCATGATGCTGTTTGTTTCTCGAAAGCCCGAGGACAAGAACTGA
- a CDS encoding uncharacterized protein (Compare to YALI0F08723g, weakly similar to uniprot|P47011 Saccharomyces cerevisiae YJL137c GLG2 self-glucosylating initiator of glycogen synthesis, similar to Saccharomyces cerevisiae GNT1 (YOR320C); ancestral locus Anc_8.798), whose amino-acid sequence MRPLIRLAMAVGAVTLFLVFISVGSHPSNPVPQSASTVNVVKSSINAYIPNRLKAKFAFKVHDSDSVLQQLRSIAGAKKNRRFAITSSVQTASFTGLAMNLGYSIQKYNDLRALDADLVLLVRAQVNGDDGVTAQNITNLEKVGWRVKEAEGIDFDGVDINKIRPWHKHNLNKLHLWSWTQYEKVIFIDADVLCKGALKELLLMPGDTLAAAPDVWWDKLTDNKFNSGVISFKPNMEEFRALVKAVSDPKMHAPNDADQALLNNYYQFRYFGLPYKYNFNLVMYHYHRESWDQLWDEAVLIHFTTRKPKPGKKNWCRTTCAETKVLEWYTQVYQEMMAYHGFTEKDIPVLG is encoded by the coding sequence ATGCGACCTTTGATTCGGCTGGCGATGGCCGTTGGGGCTGTGACGCTGTTTCTCGTCTTCATTTCCGTCGGCTCGCATCCCTCGAACCCCGTTCCGCAGTCGGCGTCGACCGTCAACGTGGTCAAGTCGTCCATCAACGCCTATATTCCGAACCggctcaaggccaagtttGCATTCAAGGTCCATGATTCGGACTCGGTGTTGCAGCAACTTCGGTCGATTGCGGGGGCGAAGAAAAACCGGCGTTTTGCCATCACGTCGTCTGTTCAAACGGCGTCGTTCACCGGTCTGGCCATGAACCTGGGGTACTCGATTCAAAAGTACAACGATCTGCGGGCGCTGGATGCAGACTTGGTATTGCTAGTTCGCGCGCAGGTGAATGGCGACGATGGAGTGACGGCGcaaaacatcaccaacctgGAAAAGGTGGGGTGGCGGGTCAAGGAGGCGGAGGGCATTGATTTCGACGGAGtcgacatcaacaagatccGACCGtggcacaaacacaatctcaacaagctgcaCCTGTGGTCTTGGACGCAGTACGAAAAGGTGATTTTCATCGACGCCGACGTGCTGTGTAAGGGAGCTCTAAAGGAGCTTCTTCTGATGCCTGGAGACACTCTGGCGGCCGCCCCGGATGTGTGGTGGGACAAGCTGACAGACAACAAGTTCAACTCGGGCGTCATTTCGTTCAAGCCCAACATGGAGGAGTTCCGGGCTCTGGTCAAGGCCGTCTCCGACCCCAAGATGCATGCGCCCAACGACGCCGACCAGGCGCTGCTCAACAACTACTACCAGTTCCGCTATTTTGGCTtgccctacaagtacaacttCAACCTGGTCATGTATCACTACCACCGAGAGTCCTGGGACCAGCTGTGGGACGAGGCTGTGCTGATTCATTTCACCACCAGAAAGCCCAAGCCGGGCAAGAAAAACTGGTGCAGAACCACCTGTGCGGAAACAAAGGTGTTGGAGTGGTATACGCAGGTGTACCAGGAGATGATGGCGTATCATGGGTTTACCGAGAAGGACATTCCCGTTCTTGGTTAG
- a CDS encoding uncharacterized protein (Truncated form of YALI0F08789g, weakly similar to uniprot|Q9P4U6 Emericella nidulans NHK1 gene HHK1 protein and uniprot|P39928 Saccharomyces cerevisiae YIL147c SLN1 two-component signal transducer) yields MRQIKIGIRTQMIVLVIVVITLSLLILAIVTGVKYTNSVLELRQERIKIVSMLKAAQLVQSVMAIYYQVQALANRDELQVAMARAKAGNNTDANWAATRTLMQSSLDSSSTFFQLEIYDRSLSTVLDMGGQVQYDLPGARLVSGDSFYSGAAPNLSEFADIFPLRGATQVPQSLVEHGALIGGPRHFSRYPSNMNPVMSFTVPIYVNMSVLVDQRSLAGYLTVSCSANTVMDVSKSDSASPVEKEGTVVLVEAVTPQDINRTGMVLVTQPPKREDMDRAKKKRQLDKRQLTVVASEQEKASQDGGEEELEDGGARHPLTPSPLDSADGIIAGNTNKSNPQTNYFRYIVAPYLTTGQTDQKAYSDELYPPAQKAFSTTLPNNLMTKNMIGEKISAGYAPVDLLFASWAVIVEEPQKDVYASINRLKNIVIGAAIGLAFLTVIITFPIAAYVVRPIIRLQKATEHTAYKYRTIEKDDGASPNPPDNSPVTSSTDVGSGLFDLENPANQSVPRRKTWWKHTRSIGMKILRTLGMTRFTAEALDLDGHEGYIEIHPVVIEDELTELTQTFNTMTEELHKQYSIMEQRVAQRTLELEAARVQAESANEAKTLFIANITHELRTPLNGILGMTSVSLSEKDAKKIGKSLKVIFKSGELLLHLLTDLLTFSKSQVGRMVLDEREFVFHEILSQISAIFVKQARDHGVRLTVTVEPPEVSNYVFLGDSNRMLQVMINLISNSLKFTPVGGQVELRIKSYGEFDPGATANTGNERLVVKEELPPQDKMVLDLNSGEMFTESPISYFRMSNNDSTSKSEPHTPLATVDEVHTVFPTSANSVATPLVVYTPQSSTTPSEDRPGCSQSGSSGGLRAAPKGQSVRFEQPHTLVMEFEVEDNGPGIAEHLQERVFELFVQGEQALSRTHGGTGLGLSICKQLTAMMGGHMTLKSKVGEGSTFTVQIPLKQTGVIGKEDAYSSSSGGGGSGGGSGSGSSGQSPLGVIHSDKPRYSPSAFTYGGTAMRRAELVSFSSDDDDDDDDDEEGGEVGVSRTVSYEAAQEVPSVAGGGPSPCRHNRSSSVDPSETPSKVRVILLCSSCRGAGADSRGGGQYRQPAGHSANAQAGRHSTHCSCQRRRAGRGQGARGDGAGQAVRPGVHGRSDAQDGRYCCYTVHSKRARIHASDCGSDGV; encoded by the coding sequence ATGCGACAAATAAAAATCGGGATCCGCACGCAGATGATCGTGCTggtcatcgtcgtcatcacGCTGTCTCTGTTGATTCTCGCCATCGTCACCGGCGTCAAGTACACCAACAGCGTGCTGGAGTTGCGGCAAGAACGAATCAAAATCGTAAGCATGCTCAAGGCCGCGCAGCTCGTGCAGTCCGTCATGGCCATCTATTACCAGGTGCAAGCTCTGGCCAACCGCGACGAGCTGCAGGTGGCTATGGCACGGGCCAAGGCCGGAAACAACACGGACGCAAACTGGGCTGCAACTCGAACGCTGATGCAGTCGTCACTGGACTCATCGTCCACCTTCTTCCAGCTAGAAATCTACGACCGCAGCCTGAGCACGGTGCTCGACATGGGCGGCCAGGTGCAATACGACCTGCCAGGAGCCAGACTCGTGTCTGGAGACAGCTTCTACTCCGGAGCAGCGCCCAACCTGTCGGAGTTTGCCGACATCTTTCCGCTGAGAGGAGCCACACAAGTGCCGCAGTCGCTGGTCGAACACGGGGCGCTCATAGGCGGCCCACGGCACTTTTCCCGCTACCCCAGTAACATGAACCCCGTCATGTCCTTCACCGTGCCCATCTACGTCAACATGTCCGTGCTGGTCGACCAGCGGTCACTAGCGGGCTACCTGACGGTATCGTGCTCGGCTAACACGGTCATGGACGTGTCCAAAAGCGACTCCGCATCACCAGTGGAAAAGGAGGGAACGGTGGTTCTGGTGGAGGCTGTCACGCCCCAGGACATTAACCGAACAGGCATGGTCCTCGTGACTCAGCCGCCAAAGAGAGAGGACATGGACAgagccaagaagaagagacagcTAGATAAGAGACAACTCACGGTGGTGGCCTCAGAGCAGGAAAAAGCCAGCCAGgatggaggagaggaggagctggaagacGGAGGAGCACGCCATCCACTGACCCCTTCGCCGTTGGACTCCGCAGACGGAATCATTGCAGGCAACACAAACAAGTCTAATCCCCAGACAAACTACTTTCGCTACATTGTGGCGCCCTATCTCACCACTGGTCAAACTGACCAAAAGGCTTATTCTGATGAGCTGTACCCCCCGGCTCAGAAAGCCTTTTCGACAACACTTCCCAACAATCTGATGACCAAAAACATGATTGGCGAAAAGATTTCGGCCGGATATGCTCCCGTTGACTTGTTGTTTGCCTCCTGGGCTGTCATTGTTGAAGAGCCCCAAAAGGACGTGTATGCGTCTATCAACCGGTTGAAGAACATTGTGATTGGTGCTGCCATTGGACTGGCGTTTCTCACGGTCATTATCACCTTTCCCATCGCTGCATATGTCGTTCGCCCCATCATTCGGCTCCAAAAGGCCACCGAACACACCgcatacaagtacaggacgattgagaaggacgacGGCGCATCTCCCAATCCGCCCGACAACTCGCCAGTGACGTCGTCCACTGATGTTGGCTCTGGGCTCTTTGATTTGGAGAACCCGGCCAATCAGAGTGTTCCGAGGCGCAAGACGTGGTGGAAACACACCCGTTCTATCGGTATGAAGATTCTGCGGACACTCGGAATGACTCGATTCACAGCCGAGGCCCTCGATCTCGATGGCCACGAGGGGTACATTGAGATCCACCCTGTAGTCATTGAGGACGAGCTCACCGAGCTGACGCAGaccttcaacaccatgacCGAGGAGCTGCACAAGCAGTATTCGATTATGGAGCAGCGGGTGGCTCAGCGTACCCTCGAGCTCGAGGCTGCCCGTGTGCAGGCCGAGAGTGCCAACGAGGCGAAGACGCTGTTCATTGCCAACATTACGCATGAACTGCGAACCCCCCTCAACGGTATCCTGGGTATGACATCCGTTTCATTGTCTGAAAAGGatgccaagaagattggCAAGAGCTTGAAGGTGATTTTCAAGTCGGGAGAGTTGCTGCTTCATCTCTTGACCGATCTGCTCACGTTTTCCAAGTCGCAAGTCGGCAGAATGGTTCTGGATGAGCGGGAGTTTGTGTTCCATGAGATTCTGTCGCAGATTTCTGCCATTTTCGTCAAAcaggcacgtgaccacgGTGTGCGACTTACCGTGACCGTGGAGCCTCCCGAGGTCTCCAACTACGTCTTCCTGGGCGATTCCAACCGTATGCTGCAGGTCATGATCAACCTGATTTCCAACTCGCTAAAATTCACGCCTGTTGGAGGTCAGGTGGAGCTCCGAATCAAGAGCTACGGCGAGTTTGACCCCGGGGCAACTGCCAACACTGGCAACGAACGTCTCGttgtcaaggaggaacTACCACCTCAGGACAAGATGGTGCTGGATCTCAATTCCGGAGAGATGTTCACCGAGTCGCCGATTAGCTACTTCCGTATGTCTAACAACGACTCCACCAGCAAGAGCGAGCCACATACTCCTCTCGCCACCGTCGACGAGGTGCACACCGTGTTCCCCACCTCGGCCAACTCCGTGGCCACGCCCTTGGTGGTTTATACTCCCCAGAGCAGCACCACGCCCTCAGAGGACCGCCCCGGGTGCTCTCAATCGGGCTCTTCGGGCGGTCTTAGGGCTGCCCCCAAGGGCCAGTCCGTGCGGTTCGAGCAGCCGCACACGCTGGTGATGGAGTTTGAGGTCGAAGACAACGGTCCTGGAATTGCCGAGCATCTCCAGGAACGAGTGTTTGAGCTCTTTGTGCAGGGCGAGCAGGCTCTGAGTCGAACTCATGGCGGTACGGGCCTCGGACTATCCATCTGCAAGCAGCTGACGGCAATGATGGGCGGTCACATGACgctcaagtccaaggtGGGCGAAGGCTCGACCTTTACGGTGCAAATTCCGCTCAAGCAGACGGGCGTGATTGGCAAGGAGGACGCATACTCGTCTTCTAGCGGCGGAGGAGGTTCTGGTGGCGGTTCGGGCTCCGGCTCGTCCGGTCAGAGTCCTCTGGGTGTGATCCATTCAGACAAGCCGCGCTACTCGCCTTCTGCGTTCACGTACGGCGGTACCGCCATGCGACGAGCGGAGTTGGTGAGTTTCTCGtccgacgatgacgacgacgacgacgatgacgaggagggaggagaagtGGGAGTGTCGCGGACGGTTTCGTACGAGGCTGCCCAGGAGGTGCCGTCTGTGGCTGGGGGGGGGCCCTCCCCCTGCCGCCACAACCGTTCCTCCTCTGTCGACCCCTCAGAAACTCCCTCCAAAGTCCGAGTCATCCTACTTTGCTCTTCCTGTCGAGGAGCGGGCGCGGATTCTCGTGGCGGAGGACAATATCGTCAACCAGCAGGTCATTCGGCGAATGCTCAAGCTGGAAGACATTCCACACATTGTTCTTGCCAACGACGGAGAGCAGGCCGTGGCCAAGGTGCGCGAGGCGATGGAGCAGGCCAAGCCGTTCGACCTGGTGTTCATGGACGTTCAGATGCCCAAGATGGACGGTATTGCTGCTACACGGTTCATTCGAAACGAGCTAGGATACACGCATCCGATTGTGGCTCTGACGGCGTTtaa
- a CDS encoding uncharacterized protein (Compare to YALI0F08811g, no similarity), translating into MAESTQTFYPASSSSSDMPPPQYDYNNVAPPTFFYGESSTPCPPLSVSSNPDKGDSFNVSGESPSLAYNQGPEFAPQFAPQDVYTDPSQDYSWMETQHLGQQHLGQQDQQQHLGQQHLGQHLGQHLGQHLGQQPQGQQPQGQQPQGQQPQGQQPQGQQPQGQQHQGHTFLDPQFQQYNQFQEYDQTHPQTRALPPQSQHSVSPMPTSHSNSPVSTASPVPQTQAPPPPVQTPSAGPPPKFINGEEYHFVPGLGYYPVARIPALRQHQQQVQQAQTLTLTQEEPSVVLQTQAASKPAPRAAVKPAPKTTKVASKAAPRKLDPTAQAAGAVTAQVSAKKRTVTASDMPEGDTSILEKVASNPDVADIIRQTFAQLVDQKEPQAKVAFSAARLLLSVPEAEWGKTKPDLMALCLSNCFRAFSGDYYHDFWRAMRRYTNFIVRLRAWMVFNVNKRFIDECGSALDFLVVMRLSHDTLLQFKFDKVLKKIIKLGSESVKDKSNKILDQAAKAVKADDSSASPVPTESKSSAVSSTSSSSAATPATAAAKVKSGKVAKPLAKPAAKPAAGSFFKSLSKPEAEKKAIDVDKVADKKVDKKPEVKSETKSEPKPEPKPEVKPPQSAFNDVMANILRVPTKRASPAASAPVEAKKQKVKKKVSWRPDEELVDIRFFESEKDENRNHHLSSYRDMDKEEGRGLIGNNSEVDIDFDPVEDEQQVWYEPAKMSFEGVTDDIEPNPPKRGGHGAIESSEAELMAQRNKTSLATVYGPDDDIPDSPVEPSEASQNPLDLPDSLLSEPKEMVVAERTKKMLSIMSGAYRVVPKQAFKGDPTSENVCEAYDTVFVGETATEKPAEPIPDVPAFDISKLPGFASVSGSEQKQSTPPPPPPPAANPLAALASLPGLQNLIPALQAAANPGAAAVGMPPIPGLPPGVDPMAFVQALAQMQQQNQQQQQQQQQQQHPQQQQQQQHRYDRNDRYDRNDRHDRHDRGNVSEMRKRDVRPDISRSWDKLPANRYSQPCRFFNTDKACSRGDQCIFLHLPK; encoded by the coding sequence ATGGCCGAGTCGACCCAGACCTTCTATCCtgcgtcgtcgtcgtcgtcggacATGCCGCCGCCCCAATACGACTATAATAACGTGGCGCCGCCAACTTTTTTCTATGGTGAGTCCAGCACGCCTTGCCCTCCACTCAGTGTGTCTTCTAACCCAGATAAAGGAGACTCTTTTAACGTAAGCGGAGAGAGCCCCTCCTTGGCATATAATCAGGGCCCCGAGTTTGCGCCCCAGTTTGCTCCCCAGGATGTTTATACCGACCCTTCCCAGGACTATTCGTGGATGGAGACCCAGCATCTAGGCCAGCAGCATCTGGGCCAGCaggaccagcagcaacacctGGGACAGCAGCATCTGGGCCAGCATCTGGGTCAGCATCTGGGTCAGCATCTGGGTCAGCAGCCTCAGGGCCAGCAGCCTCAGGGCCAGCAGCCTCAGGGCCAGCAGCCTCAGGGCCAGCAGCCTCAGGGCCAGCAGCCTcagggccagcagcatcagGGTCACACGTTCCTGGACCCCCAGTTTCAACAGTACAATCAGTTCCAGGAGTATGACCAGACCCATCCCCAGACACGGGCACTCCCGCCCCAAAGTCAACACAGTGTCAGTCCCATGCCCACCAGTCACAGCAACAGTCCGGTGTCCACTGCCAGTCCTGTACCCCAGACCCAGGCTCCGCCTCCGCCGGTGCAAACTCCGTCTGCCGGACCTCCTCCGAAGTTTATTAATGGAGAAGAATATCACTTTGTGCCTGGTCTGGGTTACTATCCCGTGGCCCGAATTCCTGCTCTTCGtcagcatcaacagcagGTTCAACAGGCGCAGACCCTGACCCTGACCCAGGAAGAGCCTTCTGTGGTATTGCAAACACAAGCAGCCTCGAAACCTGCTCCTAGAGCTGCGGTCAAGCCAGCACCTAAAACCACCAAGGTCGCCTCTAAGGCCGCTCCTCGTAAGCTGGACCCTACAGCACaggcagcaggagcagtgACGGCCCAGGTGAGTGCCAAAAAACGCACGGTCACTGCTTCGGACATGCCCGAGGGCGACACCTCCATCCTGGAAAAGGTGGCAAGCAATCCAGACGTAGCTGACATTATCCGTCAGACCTTTGCCCAGCTGGTGGACCAGAAAGAGCCACAGGCCAAGGTGGCCTTTTCGGCGGCGcgactgctgctgtccgTGCCCGAAGCCGAGTGGGGCAAGACCAAGCCCGATCTCATGGCTCTGTGTCTTTCCAATTGTTTCCGGGCCTTTTCCGGCGATTACTACCACGATTTTTGGCGGGCCATGCGTCGATACACCAACTTCATTGTGCGTCTGCGAGCGTGGATGGTCTTCAACGTCAACAAGCGATTCATTGACGAGTGTGGTTCGGCGCTCGActttttggtggtgatgcGATTGTCCCATGACACGCTTCTGCAGTTCAAGTTCGACAAggttctcaagaagatcatcAAGTTGGGATCCGAGAGCGTGAAGGACAAGTCCAACAAGATTCTTGACCAGGCGGCAAAGGCCGTGAAGGCTGATGACTCATCCGCCAGCCCTGTGCCGACTGAGTCGAAATCTTCGGCCGTGTCTTCTACTTCCAGCTCGTCAGCTGCGACCCCAGCAACTGCGGCAGCCAAGGTCAAGAGCGGCAAGGTTGCCAAGCCGCTGGCCAAACCTGCTGCcaaacctgctgctggatcgTTCTTCAAGTCGCTGTCGAAGCCggaggctgagaagaaggccattGATGTGGATAAGGTGGCGGACAAGAAGGTTGACAAGAAGCCCGAGGTGAAGTCCGAGACGAAGTCCGAGCCAAAGCCCGAGCCCAAACCAGAGGTCAAACCCCCACAATCTGCGTTCAACGACGTCATGGCCAACATTCTGCGGGTTCCTACGAAGCGGGCTTCCCCCGCTGCGTCTGCGCCTGTTGAGGCAAAGAAGCAAAAGGTTAAGAAGAAGGTGTCGTGGCGGCcggacgaggagctggtggatATCCGCTTCTTTGAGTCCGAAAAGGACGAGAACCGCAACCACCACCTGTCCTCGTATAGAGAtatggacaaggaggagggccGAGGTCTGATTGGCAACAATAGCGAGGTGGATATCGACTTTGACCCGGTGGAAGATGAACAGCAGGTGTGGTACGAGCCTGCCAAAATGTCCTTCGAGGGCGTTACTGACGATATCGAGCCCAACCCGCCCAAGCGAGGCGGTCATGGCGCGATTGAGTCTTCCGAAGCGGAACTCATGGCCCAGCGAAACAAAACGTCTCTGGCCACCGTATATGGCCCCGATGATGACATTCCAGACAGTCCAGTCGAGCCGTCTGAGGCGTCGCAGAACCCACTGGATCTACCAGACTCGCTGTTGAGCGAGCCCAAGGAGATGGTAGTGGCGGAACGGACCAAGAAGATGCTGAGCATCATGTCTGGCGCGTACCGTGTTGTGCCCAAGCAGGCATTTAAGGGTGACCCTACCAGTGAAAACGTGTGCGAGGCATACGATACGGTGTTTGTGGGCGAGACTGCTACTGAGAAACCAGCCGAGCCGATTCCTGACGTGCCAGCGTTTGATATTTCCAAACTTCCCGGTTTTGCGTCTGTCAGTGGCTctgagcagaagcagagcACCCCTCCACCGCCTCCTCCGCCTGCGGCCAACCCCCTGGCGGCTTTGGCGTCGCTGCCTGGACTGCAGAACCTCATTCCAGCGCTCCAGGCTGCGGCCAACCccggtgctgctgcagtAGGCATGCCTCCCATTCCGGGACTTCCTCCGGGAGTAGATCCCATGGCGTTTGTGCAGGCTCTGGCtcagatgcagcagcagaaccaacaacaacagcagcaacagcagcaacaacagcatccccagcaacaacagcaacaacagcatcGGTACGATCGAAACGATAGATACGACCGCAACGACAGACATGACCGGCACGATCGGGGTAATGTGAGTGAGATGCGGAAACGCGATGTTCGACCGGACATTTCCAGATCATGGGATAAGCTCCCGGCCAACAGGTACTCGCAACCGTGCAGGTTCTTCAATACGGATAAGGCGTGCTCCAGAGGAGACCAGtgtatttttttgcatCTCCCTAAATAA